One part of the Arabidopsis thaliana chromosome 1 sequence genome encodes these proteins:
- a CDS encoding Transducin/WD40 repeat-like superfamily protein has product MGAPLVCHGHSRPVVDVAYSPVTPDGFFLISASKDSNPMLRNGETGDWIGTFEGHKGAVWSCSLDKNAIRAASASADFTAKIWNALTGDELHSFEHKHIVRACAFSEDTHRLLTGGMEKILRIFDLNRPDAPPKEVGNSPGSIRTVEWLHSDNTILSSCTDTGDIRLWDIRSDKIVHTLETKSPVTSAEVSQDGRYITTADGSSVKFWDAKNFGLLKSYDMPCNVESASLEPKHGNTFIAGGEDMWVHRFDFQTGEEIGKFLLKKNEVFILGTCVYPLKPMW; this is encoded by the exons ATGGGAGCTCCGTTAGTGTGCCACGGGCATTCTCGTCCCGTCGTCGATGTGGCTTATAGTCCGGTGACTCCAGATGGGTTCTTTCTCATTAGCGCCAGCAAAG ATTCGAATCCGATGTTGAGGAATGGAGAGACTGGTGACTGGATTGGGACTTTTGAAGGACATAAGGGAGCAGTTTGGAGTTGCAGCCTTGATAAAAATGCTATTCGTGCTGCCTCAGCTTCTGCTGATTTCACTGC GAAAATATGGAATGCATTGACAGGAGATGAATTGCACTCCTTTGAACACAAGCACATTGTTCGTGCATGTGCCTTTTCTGAG GACACTCACCGTTTACTCACTGGTGGAATGGAGAAAATACTTCGGATATTCGATTTGAATCGGCCAGACGCACCTCCAAAAGAAGTCGGGAATTCCCCTGGTTCAATTAGAACTGTCGAATGGCTTCATAGTGATAATACAATCTTAAGCTCTTGCACAGATACCGGTGACATTAG GTTATGGGACATAAGAAGTGACAAGATTGTTCATACATTAGAAACAAAGTCCCCAGTTACTAGTGCTGAAGTAAGTCAGGATGGGCGATACATCACTACTGCTGATGGATCTAGTGTTAAGTTTTGGGACGCTAAAAA TTTTGGATTGCTGAAGAGCTATGACATGCCTTGCAATGTTGAATCGGCATCGTTGGAACCGAAACACGGTAACACTTTCATTGCTGGAGGAGAAGATATGTGGGTGCACAGGTTTGATTTCCAGACTGGAGAAGAGATTGgtaagtttcttttaaaaaagaatgaagTTTTCATTTTAGGAACCTGTGTGTATCCTTTAAAGCCAATGTGGTGA
- a CDS encoding Tetratricopeptide repeat (TPR)-like superfamily protein (Tetratricopeptide repeat (TPR)-like superfamily protein; CONTAINS InterPro DOMAIN/s: Pentatricopeptide repeat (InterPro:IPR002885); BEST Arabidopsis thaliana protein match is: PENTATRICOPEPTIDE REPEAT 596 (TAIR:AT1G80270.3); Has 10417 Blast hits to 5237 proteins in 200 species: Archae - 3; Bacteria - 20; Metazoa - 156; Fungi - 81; Plants - 9958; Viruses - 0; Other Eukaryotes - 199 (source: NCBI BLink).) has translation MFALSKVLRRSQSLRLGACNAVYSKLDIPLGERNIAIESNALIHDKHEALPRFYELSWSSSTGRRSLSSDAGAKTTGDDDDLEDKNVDLATPDETSSDSEDGEEFSGDEGDIEGAELELHVPESKRPSEMFKAIVSVSGLSVGSALDKWVEQGKDTNRKEFESAMLQLRKRRMFGRALQMTEWLDENKQFEMEERDYACRLDLISKVRGWYKGEAYIKTIPESFRGELVYRTLLANHVATSNVRTAEAVFNKMKDLGFPLSTFTCNQMLILYKRVDKKKIADVLLLLEKENLKPNLNTYKILIDTKGSSNDITGMEQIVETMKSEGVELDLRARALIARHYASAGLKEKAEKVLKEMEGESLEENRHMCKDLLSVYGYLQREDEVRRVWKICEENPRYNEVLAAILAFGKIDKVKDAEAVFEKVLKMSHRVSSNVYSVLLRVYVDHKMVSEGKDLVKQMSDSGCNIGALTWDAVIKLYVEAGEVEKAESSLSKAIQSKQIKPLMSSFMYLMHEYVRRGDVHNTEKIFQRMKQAGYQSRFWAYQTLIQAYVNAKAPAYGMKERMKADNIFPNKRLAAQLAKADPFKKTPLSDLLD, from the exons ATGTTTGCTCTTTCCAAGGTTTTGCGGAG aAGTCAGAGTCTCCGCCTAGGAGCTTGCAATGCTGTCTACTCTAAGCTAGATATACCATTGGGAGAAAGAAACATTGCTATTGAATCAAACGCTTTGATTCATGATAAACACGAAGCTTTGCCTAGATTTTATGAGCTCTCTTGGTCTTCCTCTACCGGAAGACGTTCACTTTCCTCGGACGCTGGAGCTAAAACTACCGGAGATGACGATGACCTCGAAGACAAGAATGTAGACCTTGCAACTCCAGACGAGACTAGTAGTGATAGTGAAGATGGTGAGGAGTTTTCCGGTGATGAAGGGGATATTGAAGGAGCAGAGCTGGAACTACATGTCCCGGAAAGCAAGAGACCATCGGAGATGTTTAAGGCCATTGTTTCTGTCTCAGGTCTGTCTGTAGGGAGTGCTCTTGATAAGTGGGTTGAACAAGGAAAGGATACCAACCGTAAAGAGTTTGAAAGTGCGATGCTACAACTCCGTAAACGTCGGATGTTTGGGAGAGCATTGCAG ATGACAGAATGGTTAGACGAAAATAAGCAGTTTGAAATGGAGGAGAGAGATTATGCTTGTCGGCTTGATCTGATTTCCAAGGTACGTGGCTGGTACAAGGGAGAAGCTTATATCAAAACAATCCCGGAATCTTTCAGAGGGGAATTGGTCTACCGAACCCTCCTGGCGAATCATGTGGCAACTAGCAATGTGAGAACAGCTGAAGCAGTTTTCAACAAAATGAAGGACTTGGGATTCCCTCTGTCAACATTCACCTGTAATCAGATGCTTATTCTTTACAAAAGGGTcgacaagaagaaaatagcCGATGTGTTATTGCTGTTGGAGAAGGAAAATCTGAAGCCGAATCTTAACACATACAAAATCCTGATTGATACCAAAGGATCATCAAATGACATAACTGGGATGGAACAAATTGTGGAGACAATGAAAAGTGAAGGTGTTGAGCTTGACCTTCGTGCACGAGCTCTCATTGCAAGACACTATGCATCAGCTGGGCTTAAAGAGAAGGCTGAGAAAGTGCTGAAAGAGATGGAAGGTGAAAGCTTGGAGGAAAATCGGCATATGTGCAAGGATTTGCTTTCCGTCTATGGCTATCTCCAGAGGGAGGATGAAGTGCGCAGAGTTTGGAAGATCTGTGAAGAAAACCCCCGTTATAACGAGGTCCTTGCTGCAATCTTGGCTTTTGGAAAGATCGATAAAGTCAAAGATGCAGAGGCGGTTTTTGAGAAGGTGTTGAAGATGTCCCATAGAGTTTCTTCTAATGTTTACTCCGTTCTCTTGAGGGTTTACGTGGATCACAAGATGGTCTCAGAGGGTAAGGATCTTGTTAAGCAGATGTCAGACAGCGGGTGCAATATTGGGGCCTTAACATGGGATGCAGTGATCAAGCTCTATGTGGAAGCCGGGGAAGTAGAAAAGGCTGAGTCTTCACTGAGCAAGGCAATACAGTCGAAACAGATTAAACCGTTGATGAGCTCCTTCATGTACTTAATGCACGAGTATGTGAGAAGGGGTGATGTTCATAACACAGAGAAAATCTTCCAGAGGATGAAGCAAGCTGGCTATCAATCTCGCTTCTGGGCGTACCAAACCCTTATCCAAGCTTATGTCAATGCCAAAGCTCCAGCTTATGGAATGAAGGAAAGAATGAAAGCTGATAACATCTTCCCAAATAAAAGATTAGCTGCTCAACTCGCTAAAGCCGATCCCTTCAAGAAGACCCCTCTCTCGGATCTCCTTGATTGA
- the BOR4 gene encoding HCO3- transporter family, whose product MEEERVDSSKRLFRGIVADLRGRALCYKEDWVAGLRSGFGILAPTTYIFFASALPVIAFGEQLSRDTEGALSTVETLASTALCGVIHSILGGQPLLILGVAEPTVLMYVYLYNFAIGRPELGKQLYLAWAAWVCVWTALLLFVMAILNTADIINRFTRVAGELFGMLISVLFIQQAIKGMVSEFGMPKDEDSKLEKYKFEWLYTNGLLGLIFTFGLLYTALKSRKARSWRYGTGWYRSFIADYGVPLMVVVWTALSFSTPSKLPSGVPRRLFSPLPWDSPSLSHWTVIKDMGKVSPGYIFAAFIPALMIAGLYFFDHSVASQLAQQKEFNLKKPSAYHYDILLLGFMTLICGLLGLPPSNGVLPQSPMHTKSLAVLKRQLIRRKMVKTAKESIRKRETSSQVYENMQEVFIEMDKSPLAQTDPSVIIELQDLKEAVMKSNDEEREGDEESGFDPEKHLDAYLPVRVNEQRVSNLLQSLLVAGAVLAMPAIKLIPTSILWGYFAYMAIDSLPGNQFFERLTLLFVPTSRRFKVLEGAHASFVEKVPYKSMAAFTLLQIFYFGLCYGVTWIPVAGIMFPVPFFLLIAIRQYILPKLFNPAHLRELDAAEYEEIPGTPRNPLELSFRVSPYLSNIYIFEDPGLWTKPWRFSCHLRHLQ is encoded by the exons ATGGAGGAAGAAAGAGTGGATAGCTCGAAGAGGCTATTCAGAGGTATAGTAGCAGATCTTAGAGGAAGAGCCTTGTGTTACAAGGAAGACTGGGTCGCTGGTCTCCGTTCTGGTTTCGG GATTTTAGCACCCacaacatatatttttttcgcTTCCGCTCTTCCGGTTATCGCCTTTGGGGAGCAACTCAGCCGCGACACAG AGGGAGCGTTGAGCACAGTAGAAACGTTAGCATCAACAGCGTTATGTGGAGTAATACACTCAATATTGGGAGGACAACCACTGTTGATACTTGGAGTTGCAGAACCAACTGTCTTAATGTACGTTTACTTGTACAACTTCGCTATAGGAAGACCAGAATTAGGCAAACAACTCTACTTAGCTTGGGCTGCTTG GGTTTGTGTGTGGACGGCTCTGTTACTGTTCGTAATGGCAATCCTCAATACGGCTGATATCATTAACCGGTTTACGAGGGTTGCTGGTGAGCTGTTTGGTATGTTGATCTCCGTTCTGTTCATTCAACAAGCCATTAAGGGTATGGTGAGTGAGTTTGGGATGCCAAAAGATGAGGACTCAAAACTAGAAAAGTATAAGTTTGAGTGGCTCTATACAAACGGACTTCTCGGCCTCATTTTCACCTTTGGCCTTCTCTACACCGCTTTGAAGAGTCGAAAAGCAAGGTCTTGGCGATACGGAACAG GATGGTACAGAAGCTTCATCGCAGACTATGGAGTTCCTTTGATGGTTGTGGTTTGGACAGCATTGTCTTTTAGTACACCATCAAAACTCCCCTCTGGTGTCCCGAGAAGACTCTTTAGTCCTTTACCATGGGACTCTCCTTCTTTATCACATTGGACTGTCATCAAG GACATGGGAAAAGTCTCTCCGGGTTACATATTTGCGGCATTTATACCCGCATTGATGATCGCAGGGCTTTACTTCTTTGACCACAGCGTTGCCTCGCAGCTCGCTCAGCAGAAGGAGTTCAACCTCAAGAAGCCTTCAGCGTATCACTATGACATTCTCTTGTTGGGTTTCATG ACGTTGATATGTGGATTGCTAGGTCTGCCTCCTTCAAATGGAGTCCTCCCTCAGTCTCCTATGCATACCAAAAGCCTTGCTGTTCTTAAACGACAG TTGATCCGGAGGAAGATGGTAAAGACAGCCAAAGAAAGCATCAGGAAGAGAGAAACATCCTCACAAGTGTACGAGAATATGCAAGAAGTCTTCATAGAAATGGATAAAAGTCCACTT GCTCAGACAGATCCATCAGTGATAATTGAGCTTCAAGATCTGAAAGAAGCAGTAATGAAGAGcaatgatgaagaaagagagggagACGAGGAGAGTGGTTTTGATCCAGAGAAGCACCTTGACGCTTACTTGCCTGTTCGAGTCAACGAGCAGAGAGTTAGCAACTTGTTGCAGTCACTGCTTGTGGCAGGTGCAGTGTTGGCTATGCCGGCCATTAAGCTCATACCGACTTCCATTCTATGGGGATACTTTGCTTACATGGCCATCGACAGCCTCCCGGGAAATCAATTCTTCGAACGCTTAACGCTTCTCTTCGTTCCAACAAGCCGGAGATTCAA GGTCTTGGAGGGAGCACACGCGTCGTTCGTGGAGAAAGTTCCTTACAAGTCAATGGCTGCGTTCACACTGTTGCAGATATTCTACTTTGGGCTGTGCTATGGGGTGACGTGGATTCCGGTGGCTGGAATCATGTTTCCGGTTCCTTTCTTCCTCTTAATAGCTATCAGACAGTACATTCTCCCGAAGCTCTTTAACCCGGCCCATCTCCGAGAACTCGATGCCGCTGAGTACGAGGAAATCCCCGGTACTCCGAGAAACCCGCTGGAACTGTCTTTCCGGGTTAGTCCATATCTTAGCAATATCTACATTTTTGAGGATCCCGGACTTTGGACTAAACCATGGAGGTTTTCTTGTCATCTAAGGCATCTACAGTGa
- the BOR4 gene encoding HCO3- transporter family (REQUIRES HIGH BORON 4 (BOR4); CONTAINS InterPro DOMAIN/s: Bicarbonate transporter, eukaryotic (InterPro:IPR003020), Bicarbonate transporter, C-terminal (InterPro:IPR011531); BEST Arabidopsis thaliana protein match is: HCO3- transporter family (TAIR:AT1G74810.1); Has 2623 Blast hits to 1400 proteins in 194 species: Archae - 0; Bacteria - 4; Metazoa - 1965; Fungi - 314; Plants - 231; Viruses - 2; Other Eukaryotes - 107 (source: NCBI BLink).): protein MEEERVDSSKRLFRGIVADLRGRALCYKEDWVAGLRSGFGILAPTTYIFFASALPVIAFGEQLSRDTEGALSTVETLASTALCGVIHSILGGQPLLILGVAEPTVLMYVYLYNFAIGRPELGKQLYLAWAAWVCVWTALLLFVMAILNTADIINRFTRVAGELFGMLISVLFIQQAIKGMVSEFGMPKDEDSKLEKYKFEWLYTNGLLGLIFTFGLLYTALKSRKARSWRYGTGWYRSFIADYGVPLMVVVWTALSFSTPSKLPSGVPRRLFSPLPWDSPSLSHWTVIKDMGKVSPGYIFAAFIPALMIAGLYFFDHSVASQLAQQKEFNLKKPSAYHYDILLLGFMTLICGLLGLPPSNGVLPQSPMHTKSLAVLKRQLIRRKMVKTAKESIRKRETSSQVYENMQEVFIEMDKSPLAQTDPSVIIELQDLKEAVMKSNDEEREGDEESGFDPEKHLDAYLPVRVNEQRVSNLLQSLLVAGAVLAMPAIKLIPTSILWGYFAYMAIDSLPGNQFFERLTLLFVPTSRRFKVLEGAHASFVEKVPYKSMAAFTLLQIFYFGLCYGVTWIPVAGIMFPVPFFLLIAIRQYILPKLFNPAHLRELDAAEYEEIPGTPRNPLELSFRSNDSKRGVQEGDAEILDELTTSRGELKVRTLNLNEDKGNQIYPKEKVKAGDGDMSTTRE, encoded by the exons ATGGAGGAAGAAAGAGTGGATAGCTCGAAGAGGCTATTCAGAGGTATAGTAGCAGATCTTAGAGGAAGAGCCTTGTGTTACAAGGAAGACTGGGTCGCTGGTCTCCGTTCTGGTTTCGG GATTTTAGCACCCacaacatatatttttttcgcTTCCGCTCTTCCGGTTATCGCCTTTGGGGAGCAACTCAGCCGCGACACAG AGGGAGCGTTGAGCACAGTAGAAACGTTAGCATCAACAGCGTTATGTGGAGTAATACACTCAATATTGGGAGGACAACCACTGTTGATACTTGGAGTTGCAGAACCAACTGTCTTAATGTACGTTTACTTGTACAACTTCGCTATAGGAAGACCAGAATTAGGCAAACAACTCTACTTAGCTTGGGCTGCTTG GGTTTGTGTGTGGACGGCTCTGTTACTGTTCGTAATGGCAATCCTCAATACGGCTGATATCATTAACCGGTTTACGAGGGTTGCTGGTGAGCTGTTTGGTATGTTGATCTCCGTTCTGTTCATTCAACAAGCCATTAAGGGTATGGTGAGTGAGTTTGGGATGCCAAAAGATGAGGACTCAAAACTAGAAAAGTATAAGTTTGAGTGGCTCTATACAAACGGACTTCTCGGCCTCATTTTCACCTTTGGCCTTCTCTACACCGCTTTGAAGAGTCGAAAAGCAAGGTCTTGGCGATACGGAACAG GATGGTACAGAAGCTTCATCGCAGACTATGGAGTTCCTTTGATGGTTGTGGTTTGGACAGCATTGTCTTTTAGTACACCATCAAAACTCCCCTCTGGTGTCCCGAGAAGACTCTTTAGTCCTTTACCATGGGACTCTCCTTCTTTATCACATTGGACTGTCATCAAG GACATGGGAAAAGTCTCTCCGGGTTACATATTTGCGGCATTTATACCCGCATTGATGATCGCAGGGCTTTACTTCTTTGACCACAGCGTTGCCTCGCAGCTCGCTCAGCAGAAGGAGTTCAACCTCAAGAAGCCTTCAGCGTATCACTATGACATTCTCTTGTTGGGTTTCATG ACGTTGATATGTGGATTGCTAGGTCTGCCTCCTTCAAATGGAGTCCTCCCTCAGTCTCCTATGCATACCAAAAGCCTTGCTGTTCTTAAACGACAG TTGATCCGGAGGAAGATGGTAAAGACAGCCAAAGAAAGCATCAGGAAGAGAGAAACATCCTCACAAGTGTACGAGAATATGCAAGAAGTCTTCATAGAAATGGATAAAAGTCCACTT GCTCAGACAGATCCATCAGTGATAATTGAGCTTCAAGATCTGAAAGAAGCAGTAATGAAGAGcaatgatgaagaaagagagggagACGAGGAGAGTGGTTTTGATCCAGAGAAGCACCTTGACGCTTACTTGCCTGTTCGAGTCAACGAGCAGAGAGTTAGCAACTTGTTGCAGTCACTGCTTGTGGCAGGTGCAGTGTTGGCTATGCCGGCCATTAAGCTCATACCGACTTCCATTCTATGGGGATACTTTGCTTACATGGCCATCGACAGCCTCCCGGGAAATCAATTCTTCGAACGCTTAACGCTTCTCTTCGTTCCAACAAGCCGGAGATTCAA GGTCTTGGAGGGAGCACACGCGTCGTTCGTGGAGAAAGTTCCTTACAAGTCAATGGCTGCGTTCACACTGTTGCAGATATTCTACTTTGGGCTGTGCTATGGGGTGACGTGGATTCCGGTGGCTGGAATCATGTTTCCGGTTCCTTTCTTCCTCTTAATAGCTATCAGACAGTACATTCTCCCGAAGCTCTTTAACCCGGCCCATCTCCGAGAACTCGATGCCGCTGAGTACGAGGAAATCCCCGGTACTCCGAGAAACCCGCTGGAACTGTCTTTCCGG TCGAATGACTCGAAGAGAGGCGTCCAAGAAGGCGATGCTGAGATTTTAGACGAGTTAACGACAAGCAGAGGCGAGCTTAAAGTCCGTACATTGAATCTTAACGAAGACAAAGGCAAccag ATTTATCCCAAGGAGAAAGTAAAAGCAGGAGACGGGGACATGAGCACGACAAGGGAGTGA
- a CDS encoding Transducin/WD40 repeat-like superfamily protein (Transducin/WD40 repeat-like superfamily protein; CONTAINS InterPro DOMAIN/s: WD40 repeat 2 (InterPro:IPR019782), WD40 repeat-like-containing domain (InterPro:IPR011046), WD40 repeat, conserved site (InterPro:IPR019775), WD40-repeat-containing domain (InterPro:IPR017986), WD40/YVTN repeat-like-containing domain (InterPro:IPR015943), WD40 repeat (InterPro:IPR001680), WD40 repeat, subgroup (InterPro:IPR019781); BEST Arabidopsis thaliana protein match is: Transducin/WD40 repeat-like superfamily protein (TAIR:AT3G15610.1); Has 41653 Blast hits to 22434 proteins in 735 species: Archae - 64; Bacteria - 7048; Metazoa - 15440; Fungi - 9730; Plants - 4355; Viruses - 0; Other Eukaryotes - 5016 (source: NCBI BLink).): protein MGAPLVCHGHSRPVVDVAYSPVTPDGFFLISASKDSNPMLRNGETGDWIGTFEGHKGAVWSCSLDKNAIRAASASADFTAKIWNALTGDELHSFEHKHIVRACAFSEDTHRLLTGGMEKILRIFDLNRPDAPPKEVGNSPGSIRTVEWLHSDNTILSSCTDTGDIRLWDIRSDKIVHTLETKSPVTSAEVSQDGRYITTADGSSVKFWDAKNFGLLKSYDMPCNVESASLEPKHGNTFIAGGEDMWVHRFDFQTGEEIGCNKGHHGPVHCVRYAPGGESYTSGSEDGTVRIWVVGSVNHPEESNLSGHVKLVAEEVVRKAESLRISEKAAEAK, encoded by the exons ATGGGAGCTCCGTTAGTGTGCCACGGGCATTCTCGTCCCGTCGTCGATGTGGCTTATAGTCCGGTGACTCCAGATGGGTTCTTTCTCATTAGCGCCAGCAAAG ATTCGAATCCGATGTTGAGGAATGGAGAGACTGGTGACTGGATTGGGACTTTTGAAGGACATAAGGGAGCAGTTTGGAGTTGCAGCCTTGATAAAAATGCTATTCGTGCTGCCTCAGCTTCTGCTGATTTCACTGC GAAAATATGGAATGCATTGACAGGAGATGAATTGCACTCCTTTGAACACAAGCACATTGTTCGTGCATGTGCCTTTTCTGAG GACACTCACCGTTTACTCACTGGTGGAATGGAGAAAATACTTCGGATATTCGATTTGAATCGGCCAGACGCACCTCCAAAAGAAGTCGGGAATTCCCCTGGTTCAATTAGAACTGTCGAATGGCTTCATAGTGATAATACAATCTTAAGCTCTTGCACAGATACCGGTGACATTAG GTTATGGGACATAAGAAGTGACAAGATTGTTCATACATTAGAAACAAAGTCCCCAGTTACTAGTGCTGAAGTAAGTCAGGATGGGCGATACATCACTACTGCTGATGGATCTAGTGTTAAGTTTTGGGACGCTAAAAA TTTTGGATTGCTGAAGAGCTATGACATGCCTTGCAATGTTGAATCGGCATCGTTGGAACCGAAACACGGTAACACTTTCATTGCTGGAGGAGAAGATATGTGGGTGCACAGGTTTGATTTCCAGACTGGAGAAGAGATTG GGTGTAACAAGGGTCATCACGGGCCAGTGCACTGCGTGAGGTATGCGCCAGGAGGGGAGTCATACACCTCAGGCTCAGAAGACGGAACGGTCAGAATATGGGTGGTGGGTTCGGTAAACCATCCTGAGGAGAGCAATCTAAGCGGCCACGTGAAGCTTGTGGCAGAGGAGGTTGTGCGTAAAGCTGAAAGTCTCCGTATCAGTGAGAAAGCCGCAGAAGCTAAATGA
- the BOR4 gene encoding HCO3- transporter family: MYVYLYNFAIGRPELGKQLYLAWAAWVCVWTALLLFVMAILNTADIINRFTRVAGELFGMLISVLFIQQAIKGMVSEFGMPKDEDSKLEKYKFEWLYTNGLLGLIFTFGLLYTALKSRKARSWRYGTGWYRSFIADYGVPLMVVVWTALSFSTPSKLPSGVPRRLFSPLPWDSPSLSHWTVIKDMGKVSPGYIFAAFIPALMIAGLYFFDHSVASQLAQQKEFNLKKPSAYHYDILLLGFMTLICGLLGLPPSNGVLPQSPMHTKSLAVLKRQLIRRKMVKTAKESIRKRETSSQVYENMQEVFIEMDKSPLAQTDPSVIIELQDLKEAVMKSNDEEREGDEESGFDPEKHLDAYLPVRVNEQRVSNLLQSLLVAGAVLAMPAIKLIPTSILWGYFAYMAIDSLPGNQFFERLTLLFVPTSRRFKVLEGAHASFVEKVPYKSMAAFTLLQIFYFGLCYGVTWIPVAGIMFPVPFFLLIAIRQYILPKLFNPAHLRELDAAEYEEIPGTPRNPLELSFRSNDSKRGVQEGDAEILDELTTSRGELKVRTLNLNEDKGNQIYPKEKVKAGDGDMSTTRE; encoded by the exons ATGTACGTTTACTTGTACAACTTCGCTATAGGAAGACCAGAATTAGGCAAACAACTCTACTTAGCTTGGGCTGCTTG GGTTTGTGTGTGGACGGCTCTGTTACTGTTCGTAATGGCAATCCTCAATACGGCTGATATCATTAACCGGTTTACGAGGGTTGCTGGTGAGCTGTTTGGTATGTTGATCTCCGTTCTGTTCATTCAACAAGCCATTAAGGGTATGGTGAGTGAGTTTGGGATGCCAAAAGATGAGGACTCAAAACTAGAAAAGTATAAGTTTGAGTGGCTCTATACAAACGGACTTCTCGGCCTCATTTTCACCTTTGGCCTTCTCTACACCGCTTTGAAGAGTCGAAAAGCAAGGTCTTGGCGATACGGAACAG GATGGTACAGAAGCTTCATCGCAGACTATGGAGTTCCTTTGATGGTTGTGGTTTGGACAGCATTGTCTTTTAGTACACCATCAAAACTCCCCTCTGGTGTCCCGAGAAGACTCTTTAGTCCTTTACCATGGGACTCTCCTTCTTTATCACATTGGACTGTCATCAAG GACATGGGAAAAGTCTCTCCGGGTTACATATTTGCGGCATTTATACCCGCATTGATGATCGCAGGGCTTTACTTCTTTGACCACAGCGTTGCCTCGCAGCTCGCTCAGCAGAAGGAGTTCAACCTCAAGAAGCCTTCAGCGTATCACTATGACATTCTCTTGTTGGGTTTCATG ACGTTGATATGTGGATTGCTAGGTCTGCCTCCTTCAAATGGAGTCCTCCCTCAGTCTCCTATGCATACCAAAAGCCTTGCTGTTCTTAAACGACAG TTGATCCGGAGGAAGATGGTAAAGACAGCCAAAGAAAGCATCAGGAAGAGAGAAACATCCTCACAAGTGTACGAGAATATGCAAGAAGTCTTCATAGAAATGGATAAAAGTCCACTT GCTCAGACAGATCCATCAGTGATAATTGAGCTTCAAGATCTGAAAGAAGCAGTAATGAAGAGcaatgatgaagaaagagagggagACGAGGAGAGTGGTTTTGATCCAGAGAAGCACCTTGACGCTTACTTGCCTGTTCGAGTCAACGAGCAGAGAGTTAGCAACTTGTTGCAGTCACTGCTTGTGGCAGGTGCAGTGTTGGCTATGCCGGCCATTAAGCTCATACCGACTTCCATTCTATGGGGATACTTTGCTTACATGGCCATCGACAGCCTCCCGGGAAATCAATTCTTCGAACGCTTAACGCTTCTCTTCGTTCCAACAAGCCGGAGATTCAA GGTCTTGGAGGGAGCACACGCGTCGTTCGTGGAGAAAGTTCCTTACAAGTCAATGGCTGCGTTCACACTGTTGCAGATATTCTACTTTGGGCTGTGCTATGGGGTGACGTGGATTCCGGTGGCTGGAATCATGTTTCCGGTTCCTTTCTTCCTCTTAATAGCTATCAGACAGTACATTCTCCCGAAGCTCTTTAACCCGGCCCATCTCCGAGAACTCGATGCCGCTGAGTACGAGGAAATCCCCGGTACTCCGAGAAACCCGCTGGAACTGTCTTTCCGG TCGAATGACTCGAAGAGAGGCGTCCAAGAAGGCGATGCTGAGATTTTAGACGAGTTAACGACAAGCAGAGGCGAGCTTAAAGTCCGTACATTGAATCTTAACGAAGACAAAGGCAAccag ATTTATCCCAAGGAGAAAGTAAAAGCAGGAGACGGGGACATGAGCACGACAAGGGAGTGA